In Lolium perenne isolate Kyuss_39 chromosome 5, Kyuss_2.0, whole genome shotgun sequence, the sequence TTGAGGTGGAGAAATTTATTAGTTACCATCGGTACATTGACTATCTGCATAAGGATGCCACAATATCATGTTCCAAGATATATGGCTATTGTTATACGCATATTTATCACCTCAAATGTAAGAGCATACCTCACAACGAGAACATAAGGTCAGAGTCTCAAGATATGGCACACTGGACGGGAGCTTGTCGATAGCATAACTGATAACACACCTATGTACAACTTGAGCTTCTTCACTTGCAGTGACTCTGCAAGCGGGAGTTGTACTTCACCACCTGCAAAGTCAAAGCTGGAGATATTTGGGGCTTTGTTCTCTATAACTTGAAGACTCGAGCATTCAAACACCTCCAGATAGCTGAGCCGCTGCAGCAGGCAAGGTATCTCGAGGCGAATTATATCATAACAGTATGTGAGCTTCATTTTTTCCAAAGCAAATGAACTGGAAAGAAGGCGCCCTAACTCATCCCCTGTAATTCGCACTTCATACAGTTCCAACTCTGTAAGGCATCTCAAACCAAGGTTAACAGTAGGGCGCAGGGCACAATGATCAAGGCTGAGATACCGAATTGTGTTTCCACTCCTATGAGATAAAAGTGAGCAAGGGAAGTCGTATTTTGACTTGTCTGACAACACTGAAAGGGTAAGTTCTTTGGTGACTTGTGTCATAGCAATCTGTAGCCAACTATTGAGACGATTATAAGATTTGGTATTGTAAGGGCCATAGAAATcaagctccaaagctttcacaccaGTGCATCTATGGTTTGCCAGGATACGTTCAATATTGTTGTTATACTCTCTTCTGTCTCTTTTATCATCCACACCCCCTGTCCAGTGGCGTAATTTGTCTTTTGAGCACATAGTTTCTTTGGTGAAGGCGAGATTCAGATGGCATCTCCAGGAGCGTAGAAAGGCATGAGACACACAGGCAGCCCTGGCAGCATCTCTCATTGGCACTAGGGAATATATATGATGCCAGATTTCCTGCATGCACAGGTGGACAAGTTCGAAATTCGACTCTCATAGTAATAAAAAAATATAAATGAACTACTCTTCAGGGATTACAGCTCTGTAAATGTTGTTTTTAAGCTAAACAGGGATAGCATAAGCTAGATGAGTAAGAGGCTAAGGATCAAAGTGGGATGGAAGAATTGCTGTGCAATTTCTCTGTAATACATCAGACCATGCTGTCTAGAATAACTCCTATACATGATTTTATTGCCGACATAATGTAAAACTTCTACAATGATTTGGAAGGATGGGCTGGAAGAAGGAAAGATTTCTTCTCAACATCATATCTGAATGATGTTTAGTATCGATGAAGACACAGATGCATGAATATTGAGTAGTGTGCCTCAACACAGGTTTGGCGCATCAGTTGAACTGATTAAGAAAAAAAATTGGACTGTCATCCGAAGTTTCTGCAAAGAATATTAAATTAAATGTAGTAAGGAAGTGTCAGAACATAGCAGTTTTGTAACAACTTCTGCTTTATGCGATTCTGACAAACAATATATATGTCTGAAGAAACTGGGTTATCAAGTCAAGGGTCTAGAATTTGTTAGTTTGGGCAGAGACAAGGGTTTCACTAAATTTTAATACGCTAATCCacggtactccctccgtctcagtttactagtcttcCCCGTATCCCTAGGTCACCAATTtgacctatataatttaaattatataatgcaaaaattatatcattagaaaatagaacatctaaactttctaatgatataatttttataacataggGGCACGCGcacgcctaataaactgtgagagagggagtaaCTGTTATCTTCTATAAGAGCACAGAGAATTGCATGGCTCAAAACCCAGGCCGTTTTAAGCAAACATTCAGTGATTTCTTgattgatcaagattatctatAAGCAGttgaaaattacagaaattctaccATACCAACCCTGACAATTTTCATCTTACTGATTCATCGGAACTATGTAGCATGTAATTAATGAGGCTCATCATTTTATGGCACTACTTCCATGAACCGCTCTAAAAACACTAAGTGATTTCAAACTAACTTTTCAGTTCATAGCCGACAATTCCATGTTAATAATTCCAGCAAATGTCATTGTAGTTTCTTTTTAACAGAATATGACTTTCCTGTAAATTTTCAAATAAAGTGTTATGTACAAACTAAGAGCTAGAGATTAGCAGATGCTAATATACAAAACAAAGCCATAAGCCTCTAGTCTATGCTAAAAGAAAGATTGCACCCAAGCCCTGATGCCAGAGTATGACTTTCATTTAGCTTTGTGATGAAGTAGTAGATCCAACTCATCCTTAAACTTCTTATGTCAGCGATAGGCACTGGGTGGGACAGCCTTAAAAAAAATCATTCCGGGTAGTCCAGATAGCCCAGAATATAAGTATGATAATCTCCATTAAGAATGGCTGCCGAATTTGGTCCTTAAGACTTTGGATAACCTCTTGAAAAAAAAAGGTGGTTTCTTGTTTCCAAAACCTCTCATTGCACATAGGGCAGGAGTAATCCATACAAAAATGCTTTCTCTGCAGCATGATTCTTGTATTCAATCTGTTATGGGTGAGCAGCCAGAAAAAAATTTGTGCTTCTGTTGGCAGCAGCTCTTCCAGGTCAATTTGAGAACCTGAGGAACTTCTACATGTACCATCTGCACTTTATAGGCCTTGGACACTTTGAACTGTGATGAACTCCCAAAGGCTGTCCATGAGTCATTTGCACCACTCATTTGAGTCCCAGTCAGTGCAGTAGTTTTGGGACATCAAATAAGTACACTCTTCTACGTAAAGGAAGATTGTGATACTATTTCTGCAAAATGTTTGAATTCATGCTACTTAGTTACAAATATTGTTAGACCAGATTAAGTGATAAACAAGCATTATAGTATTTAGATCGTACATAATTATGGATGGTTCACATCTACATAATGTGCTGATTGGAATTAGTATTTGGTTCCGTTGGAATCAGGGGAATCAATGTAATGTTGCACCCCAGGGAAGCATAATGAACCAACTGGAACAGATATAGCATATCGGTGACGAAAAAGATTGGGAGAGCATTTCCTGACCTTCAAAGAGCCAATGAGCAGAGCATAGGAAGGAACACGAATGAGAGGGTGGATGGAGGAGAGGGATTTCATGGGTGCGTGGTGAAGAAGGATATAGGCGTGGCGCAGTGGTGTGGAAGGTGGGCTTTAGGTACTAAATTATGCTGATAAAGCACGTCAGAGAGCTAGTAACGAATAAATATGCAGCTCGGACAGGTGAGTGTCTGTCCAGACAGTAAAAAACAATGAGGTGGGTACAGGTGAGCACAGTTCAAAGCAAAATCCTCTGGTTTAATCATGTATGCTTAATTAGTCATCTGTTCTCGAATAAATGACTGGCAAACAGTGATGGACACTGCACTCATTACATGATAGAACATCACAACTAGCATAATGCAGCATGATAACAAGATTATCTTGATTCTATCAGCAACAATGGTGTCCTTAGTTGATCTCCTGGAGCAGGTACAGAACAGCAGTGAGGTTAGCAAGGGTGATGATGGTCAGGAGCTTGAGACTGACACATTGTTCATCCAGGTAATTTTTTTGAGGATATGAGTGTATCCCATTTCCGTTCTATTCCCTCCGTCCCCTAATATAAGACTTAGCTTGCCAAAACGTCTTATATTAGGGAAAAGAGGTAATATTAATCATATAGTGAAGAGGAGTGGATGTAAACTATAGCAATCACGGCAAATGAAACATAAGACACAGCTTATACGGGAAACATGATATAGTAGGGGATCAAAATCTGATGGAGCAGTTTTCTGCTGGGAAGTGGTTGCAAAAGAGCAAACTAAATGCAATTGGACTTGTGATATTGCAACAGTGAAAGATATGTTGATAAAATGTCTCTTAACAGTTGTGCTGATACTTTCACTTGCAACAGAAGACTCTCATTATCAGAACATACCTCTGGAAGGTATGGCCCTGCATATCTTACTTTTGTGCCACCATGAGAATTATCATCCTTTTGTCGGCAGGGTGAGCTGTTTCTTTTAGTTAATGATGAAGCAATTCTCGAGCCATCTGCAGCACATAAAAATAAGGATTAGTAGCGGGACATGCACAGATCAGTCCAATTTTGGGCGAGGACATGGACGGCATTTGAAAGACTCGATTTGGGTGAATATGGAAATTGAACTCCAAATTGAGCACAGGAATTTTATTAAAAGGATGCAATTAGTCCCAAGTCTCAGTCAATTTCCTTCAATCTGGCGCAATCGGATCGCATCAGCCAGTGAGCTCACCCACAAAAGGTCTCTTTTTTATGAATAAATGCGAAGTGGGATCTAAAAGCAGAGATCTAGGCTAGTCAAACATGGCATACGAAATAGGGATCAATTTTGCTATCCACCAAagtgaggcttcgcgctctaggagTACCTTCCAGCCGGTTTGGGTCGAGCTTAGTAAATCAGTAGCAGTCGAGCATCACAGTAACAGTGTTCTGAACAGCAGCAGAACATAGATGAATACTAAGAGAGGCCGAAGAGGCTAAGCTTACTCTGTGGTTGGCTGTAGTTGCGATTCCTCATCTGCTCCCGCTGCATGGACATGAGCCGATTCAGCGCCAGCAGCCCCATGGCCGGATGATTGACTGTGCCCTCGAAGTTTCCGTTCTCCTCTGTCTCTCCCTCTGCTACTTTTCCTAGGGAGCGTCTCTCGCTCTGCTACTTAAACTCAAGTGGACGCCGCGCTCCGGTAGCTGATCCCGCCCTACCTCAAACACCTTCCGTATCCAAATCAACTTGCGAGGGAGGGACGAAACCAAGTCGGCGCCGCCGGCCAGTGTGAAAGTCGGGGGAGAGACAGAGTAGGGGTAAGAAACCACCAACCAGACCCTACGGCCGTTTTCATACGGGCCAGGGCTCCCGTCGCGGACAGCATCGAGGACGACGACCTCGTCCCCGCGTGGTCGCCCACCATCTCCGCCGGGGACTACGTCCACGACAGCTACGAGGAGGAGGCTGTCCTCGCGCAGACCAAGGCCGTCAGCGCTGCGGAGGCTCGAGCTCGCTTCCGCCGGGAGGAGCCGTCCGCCAGGTCCACGAATACGAGGCGGCCCGTCGGGAGGCCCGCGTTCGCCGCGTGAAACTCGTCCATGACAGCGTCGGCGCCGTCTGCGCCGACACACTGCACCACCACCGGCACTACCGCGCGTAGGCCACTATTAGGCCGTATTTTGCTTAGCTAAGTAACTACTTGCCGGTGTAACCAGTACTATAGCTTTAATTTGTCGAACAATGTAAGTTTTGATGCTCAATCGAAGCATCAATTTCATCTTGAACTATGATCATCGCCTAATTTACTCGCACCATTTCAAATTCCGTTTTTTCAGTTCCAGTTTAACGGTTTCTAATATGTGACAACAGTTTTCCGGCACGAGAACACGagttcggtgaactgaactcGCATTTTTCAGTTCACGtgtttacgggctctgctagagcaTCTCTAAACCGAAACTAAAAAACTCCGGCGATAATACGGGGTCGGTTCGAAGATGGGCTAGAATGGAGTCCCAACTCGCGGCCTGGCTCGTATAACGAGTTTGGGCCCCCGAGAAACTGCACGGCCATCCGTATTAAAAGGAGTCGCGGAGGGGAGTTCAGTTTCTAAACCCTATTCCCCTCCCCCCCCGCCGCTTTCActcccgccaccgccgcctgcCTCCTTTCCGGCGAGCCATTCCGCCTCCTCTGATGCCGCTCCGCGTCTTCCGCCACCACCCCTCCGTCCGCAATGGGGCGGTTAAGACGCGTAGGTACGGGAGTGGGCCGAATCGGCGGCGGAAAGGAACCACGGCGTTCGTCCGGTGTACGGGTGGAGGCGGACCGCGCGAGGCGGTCGCGTTACGACGGCGCATGGAAGCGGGCGGGCCGAATGTGGCCGCAAGCTATCGCACACCGGCAAGCGCGCGAGGAGGCGGCTGAAGAAGGAGAAGTCGAGGCGCCCCCCGCCGACTCGTGCAGCGCGGCGCTGCCCCCGCGCGACAACGacaccgacgacatcgacgggccGCCTATAGCCTGCGGGAGCACCTCGGAGGTGGCGGCCTTCGAGGTGGCGGCGCTCATTGTCACGTAGGATTCGACGGCGAGGAAAAACCCTCCGCTGCTGACGGGAAGCGCCCCGGTGACAAtccagggcctaatctaatcattttAGGACAGGCCAACAATCCTGCCCATGGGTTCCGGCGCCCATGGACACCCGACCTgaatgggcagggtatgggtcgACTACTTCACCCATGTGTCTTACCCACGGGCAACCCAATTAGTCATGGATAGGGTATGGGTATGAGATTGTGCCCATGGGTCGCCCGATGGGTCGCCTGCTAATTAAATTATATTAATAGTTTATTCTATATCAGAATTAGTATTTTCTTTATTTAAATTAATTGTTACCACATTCAAAGCCAACACCCATTTGAAAGGTAGTAAGACACGGCTGCCATAGCAGTAAAAGAAGCGATAATACGAGAACCAATCtgtggttgggtggttaggagggtggttgtacccccagcccaccagagttcaaaccccaggtttaccATCTGTGTATCTCATAAAGATGGAATATTCAtttagtgggaggcgacgttcccgtcgacagcgaggagcATGTGGTGGCTTCGTTAATTTCAAGATCCTATCTGCCATCAGTATTtcagaggtgctcataggggttgggtgtgcgtgtgtgtgttcataggggtgagtgtatgcacgTGTATGTGAACGcctacgtttgtactgtgtttcttaaAAAAAAGTAAAAGAAGCGATAATACATTCCTTTTTTAGGGCATCGATAATACACTCCTAACAGTATACCTCCGACCTGTCATATTCACATGGTTGTTTTGGGCCAAAGCTACCGGCCCATGCAATATAAGACGGGCTTCCACGTCTGTAGATGGTTCACTATTTCCTGATGTACTGTCGCTAGTGCTCCCGGTTAAGGCATCTCCAGCGGTGCCATGTAAATGGCGGACGCGAGAAAGACATTTTTGTccacgcgtccgtttgcgttTGGGGTGCCGATGTATTTCCGTGTCGGCATGAATTATGAAGTTTAAAAACAACAAAATAGGCGCCTGGGAGTGCCTCTAGTGGGTAGGAACTGTGGATCAATGGCAGCgcacaatagcgccgaaaacaTAAGAAGAAACCTACCGGCGAAATAGACCGAACAGGTCGTGAGCGGCGCGGAAGGGCGATGCAACCGGCAACGTTTGGCCCCAAAACAGCCGGCAGGTACGCGCCGGAGCCAATCCTGAGTATGATCCTGCTCTCCCGCGTGACGACAACTGAGCCGGACGGCGAGTACTGCGGCGCTGCGGCGGGACGACGACGGCTGGGGTtgggtggtggcgtcgcactagggcaaCAAAGAAGGGgaaagaagcaaatcgaagcgatcgatttcgctgtccctgactTGCGGGACCGGGTAGAAAAAAGAGGACGCTCGGCGCGACCGCGGagggtccgcggagacgcaatgcgtcgccgcggacggcccggtcactttgcgtcaccTTGCTAGAGGAGGGTCTAGACGCATTTTCGGTTACGACGAACACAAACGGTCGCTTAGCATCCATTTGCGTCGCGCtgctgaagatgctcttagagaTCCAACGCGGAGACCCAAACCCAAAAACGGAGACCACTTTCGTCCGTTTGGGTAAAATCTGCTCCCAACGCGCGGACCTATATTAAAAACGGACAGCTATAGTGTCCGGCACGACCCAAAGCCAGACCAAATTTGGGAGCATTTTGGGGCGAGCCGGACGCCTGCAGGCGTCCGTGGTTATCCGCGCGTGTCCTCCCAAACCCCACATGGCAGCCAGACTAGTCAATCCACCCAGACCCCATAGCCTTCTCTCTCCTCTGTccttctattttctttttctgcCATGGATGTTGGCTTCGCTCCCCACCGGAATAGGGCTCGCCGGCCAACCGCCTTCGTCGAGCTCGCGTGGAGGCTCCCCGCTAAAGACGACCCCTTTTTTCGTCCATGCCGGAGGTCGCCGCGGCCGAAACGGAGCACGGGCGCGGGAACGGACGCCGGCCGCTTGCCACGCCGTCGTGGGCGGAGCTCGCCGCGACGGGCGCGAGCACGGACGGGCATGGGCGGGGACGGAGCTCGCCGCGACGGGCACGGGCGCGGACGGCGCCGGCCGCGTCGGCCACGGTCGGAGCCGGCTGGCCGTGCGCGCACGGGCGGGGCGGAGGCTCGCCTCGCCTCTCTCGGCCGCGCCGCGCGGGCTCGCCTGCCGGGACGCCGCGAGGatgggcacgggcacgggcggggCAGGCCGTGTCGGCCAAGGGCGGGCACGGGCGGGGCGGCGGGCGGGCACGGCGGGGCGCCGCCGGCGCGTCGGCCACGGGCGAGACGGGCATGGGCGGGGGCGGCGCTTGCCCCGACGGCCACGGGCGAGGCGGGCATGGGCGGGCGGCGCTTGCCCCGACGGCCACGCCGCGTCGGACGCCGCGTCGGGCATGGGCGAGCGGGCGGGCACAGGCGGGCGCCGCTGACCGCGTCGTCCACGGGCGGGAGCGGCCACGGGCGGCGCCGGCCCGATCGGCGATGGAGCAGGTTGGGTGCGCACGGGCGGCGCCGGAGCCGGCCGCACGAGCCACGGGTGGGCGAACCTGGCCGCGGGCGTCGCCTGCCAGGACGCCGCCGAGGTCGTCGCCGGAGCTCGTCGCCGGAGCACGGGCGGGGTGGGGCCTAGCTCGTTGTGCTGTGATGTTTCTTGGCCAACTAGTACTAGTACATGGCTAGAGAAGATTTGAGTCACTGCGCGAGTTGGGAATAAAAAAAGCTACGGACGTCCTCGTCCATCCGCATCTCCGGAGGCCGACCCAAACAACCAAAATCGGACGCTAAAACGCGTCCGTTCGGATCGCAGTGTTGGAGTTGCCCTAAATGCCACGAACAATCCTGCCGCCGTCTTGCAAACAGAGCTTGGTtctggtggttaggtcccttgtggtggaaccagcccacccaagttcaagtcctagacttgacatgggtgtttgcatttacctggatttattccaggatttaactggcgctatgctttcagtggtaggtgacgtgcccgtcaatagcgaggcgccagtggtgacttcgtcaatctcaagatatgccggctcagtccctcggaggtgctcataggggtagggtgtgcgtgcgtgcgttcataggggtgtttgtacgtgcgtgtttgtgagcgccTGCATTGTACTGTGTTCTGACTTCTGATACgtgtcaaacgtatctataatttcttatgttctatgctacttttatgatgatactcacatgttttatacacactttatgtcatatttatgcattttccggcactaacctattgacaagatgccgaatagccagttgctgttttctgctgtttttggtttcagaaatcctacaaagaaaatattctcggaattgtacgaaatcaacgcccagggtcttatttttccacgaagcttccagaagaccgaaggagttacgaagtggggcgacgaggcgccgccacaccagggACGCGCGACCAAGGTgggccccgcgccgccctgttgtgtggggccctcgcgccgcctccaaccctaccctttcgcctacttaaagccttcgtcgcgaaaaccccagtaccgagagccacgatacggaaaaccttccagagacgccgccgctgccaatcccatctcgggggattcaggagatagcctccggcaccctgccgggaaggggaatcatctcccggaggactcttcatcgccatgatcgcctccggattgatgtgtgagtagttcacccctggactatgggtccatagcagtagctagatggttgtcttcaactcattgtgccatcatgttagatcttgtgagctgcctatcatgatcaagatcatctatttgtaatgctacatgttgtgtttgttgggatccgatgaatatggaatactatgttatgtttattatcaatctatcatatttgtgttgtttatgatcttgcatgctctcagttgctagtagaggctctggccaagttgatacttgtaactccaagagggagtatttatgctcgatagtgggttcatgcctccatttaatctgggacagtgacagaaagctctaaggttgtggatgtgctgttgccactagggataaaacatcaatgctttgtctaaggatatttgtgttgattacattacgcaccatacttaatgcaattgtctgttgtttgcaacttaatactggaaggggtgcggatgctaacccgaaggtggactttttaggcatagatgcatgctggatagcggtctatgtactttgtcgtaatgcccaattgaatttcacactactcatcatgatatgtatgtgcattgttatgccctctttatttatcaattgcccaactgtaatttgttcacccaacatgatatttcttattggagagacaccactagtgaactgtggatcccggtccattcttttacatcgaatacaatctactgcaaacattgttctttaatgttcttcgcatacaaacatcatttttcacaccatacatttaatcctttgttacagtaagccggtgagattgacaacctcactgttaagttggggcaaagtatttggattgtgttgtgcaggttccacgttggcgccgaaatccctggtgttgcgccgcactacactccgtcaccaacaaccttcacgtgctccttgactcctactggttcgataaaccttggtttcttactgagggaaacttgctgttgtacgcatcacaccttccacttggggttcccaacgggcgtgtgctttacgcgtcaacaagctaaatttctggcgccgttgccggggagatcaagacacgctgcaaggggagtctctcacttccaatctctttactttgtttttatcttgttttactttattttatttactgctttgtttgctttcttatattaaaatacaaaaaaattagttacgtgcattattttatttactatcttgtttgcattctccatattaaaaacacaaaaaaattagttacttgcatttatttaccttttgtttatttcatcatgcttcctcctaagttc encodes:
- the LOC127302155 gene encoding LOW QUALITY PROTEIN: F-box/LRR-repeat protein At3g03360 (The sequence of the model RefSeq protein was modified relative to this genomic sequence to represent the inferred CDS: deleted 2 bases in 1 codon) — protein: MGLLALNRLMSMQREQMRNRNYSQPQNGSRIASSLTKRNSSPCRQKDDNSHGGTKVRYAGPYLPEEIWHHIYSLVPMRDAARAACVSHAFLRSWRCHLNLAFTKETMCSKDKLRHWTGGVDDKRDRREYNNNIERILANHRCTGVKALELDFYGPYNTKSYNRLNSWLQIAMTQVTKELTLSVLSDKSKYDFPCSLLSHRSGNTIRYLSLDHCALRPTVNLGLRCLTELELYEVRITGDELGRLLSSSFALEKMKLTYCYDIIRLEIPCLLQRLSYLEVFECSSLQVIENKAPNISSFDFAGGEVQLPLAESLQVKKLKLYIGVISYAIDKLPSSVPYLETLTLCSRCEIVNVPMVTNKFLHLKELNISICGWSSNQEYDFLSLASFLDASPTLEIFVLSVSVASKYDLIVGDPSNLRQIPEHRHDKLKIVKITGFRPQKSLVELTRHILESATSLKFLMLDTITVS